The nucleotide sequence TGGATGGGCGAGCTGGCCCGCCGCGCCAACGAGGACGGCGTGGAGCTCGCGGCCCTGCCGATCACTCCGTCGCAGGTCGCCCGGGTGTGCGCGCTGGTCAAGGAGGGTTCGCTCAACGACAAGCTGGCCCGCCAGACGATCGAGGGCGTCCTCGCGGGCGAGGGCGGCCCGGACGAGGTCGTCACCAAGCGCGGGCTGAAGGTCGTCTCGGACGAGGGTGCGCTCGGCACCGCCGTGGACGAGGCGATCGCGGCCAACGCGGCCATCGCCGACAAGATCCGCGGCGGCAAGGTCGCGGCGGCGGGTGCGCTGGTCGGCGCGGTCATGAAGGCCACGCGCGGCCAGGCGGACGCGGCGCGGGTGCGTGAGCTGATCCTGGAGAGGCTGGGCGTCGAGGGCTGACGTTCGTCCGTTGTGTCCATGACGGCGGCGGGGTGCGCGAGGGCGCACCCCGCCGCCGTCGTATGTGCCCCTCAGCGGATCGGCGGAAGTCGGCCGCGGTTCGAAGGGCGCCCTGAAGGGGCGCGGGGCTGTGACGATGTGTGGCTCCGCAGCGTGGGCGTGGCCGAGTGGGCGTGGCCGACCACGACGGCGCCGCGGACGGTCGACGGCATCTCGGCGCATGTCCGGCGGAGCTCAGAGCAGCAGCGGCTCCAGATGCGGGACCTCGAACCCCTCGTCGTCGAACGGGTACAACGGCCGCGCGAGACGCCGGTGACCCAGGCGCGCCAGATCCTGGTCGACCCCGCCGGGGGTGAGCGCGAGCCGCCAGTCCGCCGCCAGGTCGTACAGCTCGGGCTCCAGATAGCCGATCTTGACGACGACGAGGTCGTGGTCGCGCGGGTCCAGCTCGCCGAAGTCGGCCAGAGCGTGGAACGGTTTGCGGTGGCTGACCAGGACCACCGTGACGCCACCGTGCCGCACCGCCGCGAGATCCCCGCCGACCGGGTCGTCCCGGCGCAGGGCGACCACCTCGCCGGTCAGCTCGCAGGGCTCGGCGTGGTCCGCCGTCCCCCGGCTGATCCCGCCGCCGACGGACAGCCGGACCGTCGCGCCCGGCCCGGCGGCGAAGCACTCCGCGACCGCCGCCGGATCGGTGATCCCGGGGTGCAGGGCGGTGGCGCGGCCGGCGGCCAGATCCTCGTTGGCCAGCAGCCGGCCGAGCATGTAGGCGAGGTCCCCGGCGCCTCCGGCCGTCGGATTGTCGCCGGAGTCGCTGATCAGGAAGGGGCGGGCGGAGGAGGCGACGGCCTCGGCGATGCACGCGTCGGCACCTCCGGTGGGGCCGACGAAGGCGAAGTCGCGGCGCATATCCCAGTACTCGCGGGCCAGGGAGCGGGTCTGCTCGACCGCGAGCACGGGGTCGTCGCCGGTCACCACCACGGCCGCCCGGCAGCGCGGCTCGTCGGCCCAGGCGTAGCCCACCCAGATCGCCGCGTCCACGACACCGCCCATCGACTCCACGGCGGCCAGCCGTCCGTACAGCGATTTGGCGGGCTCCAGACGGGTGCTGGTGCGCTCACCGGGCAGCAGCACCGGGATCTGCACCCAGGCGAGATGCGGGCGGCCCCGGCCGGAGTCGAGGCGCTCCACCAGCTTGCGGGCGGCGCGCTCGCGGGTCTCCCAGGCGTCCTCGTGCGGGGCGAGGCGGTGGGCGGTGACCAGATCGAGGCGGGCAGCGAAGCGGCGGGAGACATTGCCGTGCGGGTCCATGGCGGCGGAGATCAGCGCGTCGGGCCCGATCGCTTCCCGTACGGCCTCGGTGAGATCGCCCTCGGCGTCCTCCAGGCCCACCACGCTCATCGCGCCGTGGATGTCGTACACCAGCCCGTCGAGCGGACCGGCCCGGCGCAGCCGCTCGATCAGCTCGCCCTTGATCCGGTCGTAGGTCTCGCGCTCGACCGGGCCGCCGGGGAGCGCGACGGCGTGGAGGAGAGGCACCCACTCGGCGCGCCCGGCCAGCTCGCCGTCCGGCCGGGTCCAGGCGTAGCGGTCCAGCAGCTCCGTGTCGCGGGTGACGCGGAAGTCGTCGTAGACGGCGCGGTGCGGGCTGAAGGTGCTGGACTCGATGTGCATACCGCCGATGCCGATACGCGGGCGGCGGCCTCGGGAAGCGGCAGGAGTCATGTTCTCCGACTTCCCGCTCATTCATGTGGTGAAGCCCACAAAGGGGGCAAAGGATCTTATCCGCCTGACAGAGTGCTCAGGTCACAACCACATCACGCCGCCCCCTGGCGCCGAACCGGAAGGCAGCCATGGCCGCACTCGCCCGCTGGTGTCTCAGGCGCCGCGCCATCGTCATCGCGCTGTGGCTGGCCGCCTTCGCGGGGGTCGCCGCGGCGGCGGCCGTGACCGGGTCCGCGTACTCGAACGACTACGACATCCCCGGCACCGACTCCTCCAAGGTCACCGCCCTGCTGGAGCGGCGGCTGCCCGACCGGGCGGGGGACAGCGACACCATCGTCTGGCACACCGAGGACGGTGCGGGCACGGTCCGCGCGCCGGGGGTCGAGCGGCGGATGACAGCGGCGCTGCGGCAGGTCGCGGACCTGCCGGGCGTCGCCTCCGTGACCGGCCCCTACGGCACCGATGACACCAGCCGGATCAGCGCCGACCAGCACACCGCCTACGCCACCGTGGCCTTCCGCGAACCCGCCGCCGACCTGGGCGAGGCGGAGGTGCGCCGGGTGCTGGACACGGTGCGCTCCGCCGCCTCCGGGGTTCGGGGCCTGGAGGTCGAGATGGGCGGTGCGGGCGCCGGGCTCACCGAGCGGACCGGACCCGCCCATCTGAGCGAGGCCATCGGGGTCGGCGTGGCCGCCGTGGTCCTCTTCCTCGCCTTCGGCTCGCTCGCGGCGACGCTGCTGCCGATCGCCACCGCGCTCATCGGCGTCGGCACCGCGTACGCGGCCATCGGACTGCTCGGCCACGCCATGACCATCGCCGATTTCGCGCCCATGCTCGGCATGCTGATCGGCCTCGGCGTGGGGATCGACTACGCGCTGTTCATCGTCACCCGGCACCGCAAGGGGCTGCGGCGCGGGCTGTCGGTCGAACAGGCCGCACAGCGCGCCGTGGTCACCTCGGGGCGCGCGGTGGTCTTCGCGGGGGCGACCGTCTGTCTCGCGCTCCTCGGCATGCTGGTCCTACGGCTGTCCTTCCTCAACGGGGTGGCGGTCGCGGCGGCGCTCACCGTCGCCCTTACGGTCGCCGCCTCGCTCACCCTGCTGCCCGCCCTGCTCGGGCTGATCGGCATGCGGGCCCTGAGCCGGCGGGAGCGCAGACGGCTGGCCGAGCGGGGGCCGGAAGCCACGGCGGCCAAGGGGCTGTGCGCCCGCTGGGCGGTCTGCGTCGAACGCCGCCCCAAGCTGCTGGGCGTGGCCGCGGCCGCCCTCATCGCGCTGCTCGCACTCCCCACCTTCTCCCTCCACCTGGGCACCTCGGATCAGGGCAACGGCCCCTCGGCCTCGACCACCAGACGTGCGTACGACCTGCTGGCCGACGGGTTCGGGCCAGGTTTCAACGGGCCGTTGACGCTGATGGGCAGCATCGACGGGGCCGACGACCGTATGGCCTTCACCCAACTGCCCAAGGTCCTGCGCACCATCGACGGGGTCGCCTCGGTGAGCGCCGCGGACCTGGACGGGGTCGGCGACACCGGCGTCATCACGGTCGTCCCCAAGACGGCACCCCAGTCGCGGGCCACCTCCGACCTCGTCGGACGGCTGCGCGCCGAGGTGCTGCCCCGCGTCGAGGAGGGCAGCTCGCTGCGGGTGTACGTCGGCGGGCTGACCGCCGGCTACGACGACTTCGCCGCGGTGATCGTCAGCAAGCTGCCGCTGTTCGTGGGGGTGGTGGTGGCGCTGGGATGTGTGCTGCTGCTGCTCGCGTTCCGCAGCATCGGCATCCCGGTCAAGGCGGCGGTCATGAATGTGGCCGCCGTCGCGTCGTCCTTCGGCGTGGTGGTCGCGATCTTCCAATGGGGCTGGGGGAGCGAACCGCTGGGGCTGGGCAGGGCGGGCCCGATCGAGCCCTTCCTGCCGGTGATCATGGTGTCGGTGCTCTTCGGGCTCTCCATGGACTACCAGGTCTTCCTGGTCAGCCGGATGTACGAGGAGTGGCGGCGCACCCGCGACAACCGCACCGCGGTCCGGGTGGGGCTCGCCGAGACCAGCCGGGTCATCAACTCCGCGGCCGTCATCATGATCGCGGTCTTCTCGGCGTTCGTGCTCAGCGGCGACCGGATCATCGCCATGTTCGGCATCGGGCTGGCGGCCGCGGTCGCCCTGGACGCCTTCGTCCTCCGTACGCTCCTGGTGCCCGCGCTGATGCATCTGCTCGGGGGCGCCAACTGGTGGCTGCCGGGCTGGCTGGAGCGGCTGCTGCCGAAGATCAGCATCGAGGCGGAGGGCGACGCGGCGCGGGATGCGGAGGGCGGCGGCGAGGACCGGGCGTCCGGGCCGGTGCCGGTGTCGCTGCCGGGACAGTCGGGGAGCGGCGCGGCGCGGGCCGGTAGGGCGCGGTCGCCGGTTCCCTGAGGAGCCTCCTCTGCCCCTGAGGAGCCTCCTCTGCCCACAAGGACCTTCCTCTGCCCTAAGGACCTTCCTCAGGCTTCCTCAGCCGTGCGGGCAGGGAGCCTAAGGCCCTGGGCCGAGCGAAGATCAGGCAGCTTCCCGATGTGCCGGACCCTCCTGGGCGACGAGAGTGGACGCATTCCACGAAACGCTCGTCACCAGGGAGAACACCATGCTGCACCACGAGTTGCACCGGATCCGCGAGGCCGAGCTGCTGCGGGAGGCCACCGCTCACCGGTTGGTCCGGGAGGCGGTGGAGGAGTCCGGCGGCCGGTCGGCGGAGCGTGAGTCCGGAGGGCGGGTGAGGCCGGTCCGGCGGTGGCGCGGCCATCGCTCACCACGGTCGTACGGCCCGGCGGCCTGAGGGAGGCCGGGCCGTGCGGCTCGTCATGGGGGCCGGAGCCGGAGCCGGGGCGGGGGCTGAGGCGGGGGCTGAGGCAGCGGGCGCCGGGGCGGCGGGGGCCGGAAAAGCCGGTGCCGCGGTGTCAGAGCCCTATGCGATGCTCGACGACGTGCACACCACGTCTGTCAGCCCGGTGTTCGTGGGCCGCGCCCAGGAGCTGGCCACCCTCGAGGACGCGCTCGCCCGCGCCACCGCGGGCGAGCCGCAGGTGCTGCTGGTCGGTGGGGAGGCGGGGGTCGGCAAGACCCGGCTCATCGACGAGTTCCTGGCCTCGTCCGTGGCCGCGGGGGCCGTCGCGGCGGTCGGCGGCTGTGTGGAAATCGGCGCCGACGGGCTGCCGTTCGCGCCCGTGTCCACCGTGTTGCGCTCACTGCGCCGCAAACTGGGCACCGAGCTGGACGGGGCCGCCGCCGGACAGGAGGGCGAACTGGCCCGGCTGCTGCCCGAGTTGGGCGAGACCGCCCGCGCGTCCCACGACGGGGACGGCCGGGCCCGGCTCTTCGAGCTCACCGTCCGGCTGCTGGAGCGGCTGGCCGCGGAGCGCACCCTCGTCGTCGCCATCGAGGATCTGCACTGGGCCGACCGCTCCACCCGCGAACTGCTCGGCTATCTCTTCCGCTCGCTGCTCAGCGCCCGGCTGCTGGTCGTGGCCACCTACCGCTCCGACGACATCCACCGCCGCCATCCGCTGCGTCCCTTCCTCGCCGAGGTGGACCGGATGCGCGAGGTGCGGCGCATCGAGGTGTCCCGCTTCACCCGGGGCGAGGTGCACGCCCAGCTCACCGGGATCAACGGGGCCGAGCCGGAGCGCGACCTGGTCGACCGGATCTTCAAGCGCAGCGACGGCAACGCCTTCTTCGTGGAGGAGATCGCCCGCTCCCTCAACGAGGGCTGCAGCACCGGGCTCAGCGAATCCCTGCGCGATCTGCTGCTGGTGCGGGTCGAGGCGCTGCCCGAGGAGGCGCAGGGGGTGGTGCGGATCCTCGCCGAGGGCGGCTCCTCCGTGGAGTACGAACTGCTGCGCGCGGTCGCCCGGCTGGGCGAGGACGAGCTGATCGACGCGTTGCGGGCCGCGGTCGGGGCGCACATCCTGCGCCCCACGGCCGACGACAGCGGCTACCGCTTCCGGCATGCGCTGGTGCGCGAGGCCGTCGTCGACGATCTGCTGCCCGGGGAGCGCTCCCGGCTCAACCGGCGCTTCGCACAGGCCCTGGAGGCCGAGCCCATGCTGGTGCGGGCCGATGAGCGGGCCGCCCGGCTGGCCAGCTACTGGTACTACGCACACGACCCCGCCAAGGCCCTGCCCGCCGTACTCCAGGCATCCGTCGAGGCCCGGCGGCGGTACGCCCACGCGGAGCAGTTGCGGCTGCTGGAGCGGGCCATGGAGCTGTGGGAGGACGTCCCCGAGGAGATACGGGAGGCGCAGCGGCCCGTGGACTACGCCGAGGTGTACCCGGCCTGCGGCTGCGAGGACCAGGCGCTGCGCCAGCTCGATCTGCTCGCCGAGGTGGTGGTGGCCGCGCATATGTCCGGGCAGCGGGAGCGGGCGCTGGCCGTCGCCAAGCGGGCACTGCGGGCGTTGGACGGAAGCGCTCATGACCCTTTGCGGGCCGCCTGGTTCTGGACCCAGCAGTCCAAGCTGATGGAGGGCCTGGCACGCGGGGACGGCTGGGCGGAGCTGCGCCGTGCCCAGGAGCTGGTGCGCGGGCTGCCGCCGTCCCCCGTGCACGCGGACGTCATGGCGCAGGTGGCGGGCTGGACGATGACCCACCGGCCCGGGCCGGAGGGCCTGGCGGCCGCCGAACGGGCGGTGGAGCTGGCCCGGATGGTCGGCGCCGAGAGCACGGAGCTGAACGCCCGGCTGACGCTCGGCTACTTCACCGGTGACTCCGGCGACACCGAGCGCGGGCTGGCCGAGATGCGCGAGGTCTGCAGGCGGGCCGTGGCCCTCGGCGACATCAGCGTCCTGGGGCGGTGCTATGTCAATCTCGCCTCGGCGGAGGAGGGGGTCGGCCGGTCGGCCGAGGCGGTGGAGACCGCCGAGGAGGGCGCCCGGATCCTGGACCGCGTCGGCCTGGTGGACTCCCGGGCCTGGCTGTACGGGAATCTGGCCGAGTCGCTCTTCTCCCTGGGCCGCTGGGACGAGGCGGAGGCGGCGGCCCGGAAGACCCGGCGGCTCGCCCTCGGCACCAAGCCGCACGGCACCGCCGCCAACCGGCTCGCCCAACTGGCGCTGGCGCGCGGCGAGTGGGACACGGCGGAGCGCGAGCTGGCCGCCGCCCGGGAACACTACGGCGCCCACAACACCGAACCGCAGTACACCCTCCAGGTCGCGGGCCGGGTCATCGAACTCGCGGCGGCACGCGGCCGGATCCTGGAGGTCCGGGCCGTGCTGGACCAGGTCGTGGAGGCCGGTTTCCCGCCCGGGAATCAGCGCTACGCCTGGCCGCTGCTGTACACGGCCGCCGCGGCCGAGTCGGCCGCACGCGGACTGCCCACGGCCGAGCCGGGCCGGGGCGAGGCGCTGGCCCGCCTCCGGGCCGCCGCGAAGCGGGTGGCCCAGCCCGTGCCGGTATGGCGCGCCCACGCGGCGATGCTCCAGGCCGAACTGGAGCGCGCCGAGGGCCGGGACCGGCCCGACCTCTGGGCCGAGGCCACGGACGCCTTCGCCGTGCTGGACCGCCCGTATCCGCTGGCCCGCGCCCGCCACCGCTGGGCGGAGGCGCTGCTCACCCCCGGCCAGGGTGCCCCGGCCCAGGCCGATCGCGAGCACGCCGCCGAACTGCTCGTCCAGGCACATGCCGTGGCCGAGTGGCTGGGCGCCCGCCCGCTGCGCGAGGAGATCGAGCTGCTGGCCCGGCGCGCCCGGCTGCCCCTGGCGTCCGCCGCGACCCGCCCCGCGCTCGACGCGTCCCTGCCCCGCACCCCCGCGCTGCCCCCGGCCCCGGGCTCCCGGACTCAGGGCTCCCAGGCCCCGGGCTCCCAGACCCCGGGCTCTCCGGTCCCTGCCGCCGAGCCCGCCGATCCGGCCGAGGAACTGGGGCTGACACCCCGGGAGCGGGATGTGCTGCGGCTGGTCGCCGCGGGGCGCAGCAATCGCCAGATCGCCGAGGAGCTCTTCATCTCGCCCAAGACGGCGAGCGTCCATGTCTCCAACATCCTCGCCAAGCTGGGCGTCTCGGGCCGGGGCGAGGCGGCCGCCGTGGCCCATCGGCTGCGGCTGGTGGACGGCCTGACCGACGGCGCGGCGGCGCGCTGAGCACGTGACGGGACGCGCGGGGTGCTGTGACGCGACGCGCGGGCCGGCGGGACGCGGACGCGCCCTGACGGGGTTCGCGGGGCGCTGGCCGGATACACGGAGGCGCTGACGGGCTGCGCGCGCTGACGGGACGCACTGGGTGCTGACCGGACGCGCGGCGCTCACAACCCGCGCCGTGCGCTGACCGTCCGCCGGGTCAGCCCTCTTCGCGGGGCCGGATCACCACCCGGCCGGAGTCAAGGTCCACAGGGCCCTTCCCCGGGTCACTGCTGCCCGTCTCGTCGAGCGTGTACTCCAGCCGGTTGCGCTCTTCCTCGGTGTGCTTGCGGCCGGGTGCGAAGAGCTCCTCGATGAGGTTGAACATGACGACCCCCGTAGGCGTGCGGCTGCTGCCAGTGTAGGCAGACCGCTCACAGAACGGGCACGCCGCGACATGTCCGCCGAACTCGGTGCCGTGATCGGCCGGTTCACCCTCCCCTCAGCGCTCCTCAGCGGGCTCCCTCTCCGCTCAGCGGACCTCACCCTCCCCTCAGCGGA is from Streptomyces hygroscopicus and encodes:
- a CDS encoding membrane protein encodes the protein MAALARWCLRRRAIVIALWLAAFAGVAAAAAVTGSAYSNDYDIPGTDSSKVTALLERRLPDRAGDSDTIVWHTEDGAGTVRAPGVERRMTAALRQVADLPGVASVTGPYGTDDTSRISADQHTAYATVAFREPAADLGEAEVRRVLDTVRSAASGVRGLEVEMGGAGAGLTERTGPAHLSEAIGVGVAAVVLFLAFGSLAATLLPIATALIGVGTAYAAIGLLGHAMTIADFAPMLGMLIGLGVGIDYALFIVTRHRKGLRRGLSVEQAAQRAVVTSGRAVVFAGATVCLALLGMLVLRLSFLNGVAVAAALTVALTVAASLTLLPALLGLIGMRALSRRERRRLAERGPEATAAKGLCARWAVCVERRPKLLGVAAAALIALLALPTFSLHLGTSDQGNGPSASTTRRAYDLLADGFGPGFNGPLTLMGSIDGADDRMAFTQLPKVLRTIDGVASVSAADLDGVGDTGVITVVPKTAPQSRATSDLVGRLRAEVLPRVEEGSSLRVYVGGLTAGYDDFAAVIVSKLPLFVGVVVALGCVLLLLAFRSIGIPVKAAVMNVAAVASSFGVVVAIFQWGWGSEPLGLGRAGPIEPFLPVIMVSVLFGLSMDYQVFLVSRMYEEWRRTRDNRTAVRVGLAETSRVINSAAVIMIAVFSAFVLSGDRIIAMFGIGLAAAVALDAFVLRTLLVPALMHLLGGANWWLPGWLERLLPKISIEAEGDAARDAEGGGEDRASGPVPVSLPGQSGSGAARAGRARSPVP
- a CDS encoding regulatory protein; this translates as MRLVMGAGAGAGAGAEAGAEAAGAGAAGAGKAGAAVSEPYAMLDDVHTTSVSPVFVGRAQELATLEDALARATAGEPQVLLVGGEAGVGKTRLIDEFLASSVAAGAVAAVGGCVEIGADGLPFAPVSTVLRSLRRKLGTELDGAAAGQEGELARLLPELGETARASHDGDGRARLFELTVRLLERLAAERTLVVAIEDLHWADRSTRELLGYLFRSLLSARLLVVATYRSDDIHRRHPLRPFLAEVDRMREVRRIEVSRFTRGEVHAQLTGINGAEPERDLVDRIFKRSDGNAFFVEEIARSLNEGCSTGLSESLRDLLLVRVEALPEEAQGVVRILAEGGSSVEYELLRAVARLGEDELIDALRAAVGAHILRPTADDSGYRFRHALVREAVVDDLLPGERSRLNRRFAQALEAEPMLVRADERAARLASYWYYAHDPAKALPAVLQASVEARRRYAHAEQLRLLERAMELWEDVPEEIREAQRPVDYAEVYPACGCEDQALRQLDLLAEVVVAAHMSGQRERALAVAKRALRALDGSAHDPLRAAWFWTQQSKLMEGLARGDGWAELRRAQELVRGLPPSPVHADVMAQVAGWTMTHRPGPEGLAAAERAVELARMVGAESTELNARLTLGYFTGDSGDTERGLAEMREVCRRAVALGDISVLGRCYVNLASAEEGVGRSAEAVETAEEGARILDRVGLVDSRAWLYGNLAESLFSLGRWDEAEAAARKTRRLALGTKPHGTAANRLAQLALARGEWDTAERELAAAREHYGAHNTEPQYTLQVAGRVIELAAARGRILEVRAVLDQVVEAGFPPGNQRYAWPLLYTAAAAESAARGLPTAEPGRGEALARLRAAAKRVAQPVPVWRAHAAMLQAELERAEGRDRPDLWAEATDAFAVLDRPYPLARARHRWAEALLTPGQGAPAQADREHAAELLVQAHAVAEWLGARPLREEIELLARRARLPLASAATRPALDASLPRTPALPPAPGSRTQGSQAPGSQTPGSPVPAAEPADPAEELGLTPRERDVLRLVAAGRSNRQIAEELFISPKTASVHVSNILAKLGVSGRGEAAAVAHRLRLVDGLTDGAAAR
- a CDS encoding microcystin LR degradation protein MlrC, coding for MHIESSTFSPHRAVYDDFRVTRDTELLDRYAWTRPDGELAGRAEWVPLLHAVALPGGPVERETYDRIKGELIERLRRAGPLDGLVYDIHGAMSVVGLEDAEGDLTEAVREAIGPDALISAAMDPHGNVSRRFAARLDLVTAHRLAPHEDAWETRERAARKLVERLDSGRGRPHLAWVQIPVLLPGERTSTRLEPAKSLYGRLAAVESMGGVVDAAIWVGYAWADEPRCRAAVVVTGDDPVLAVEQTRSLAREYWDMRRDFAFVGPTGGADACIAEAVASSARPFLISDSGDNPTAGGAGDLAYMLGRLLANEDLAAGRATALHPGITDPAAVAECFAAGPGATVRLSVGGGISRGTADHAEPCELTGEVVALRRDDPVGGDLAAVRHGGVTVVLVSHRKPFHALADFGELDPRDHDLVVVKIGYLEPELYDLAADWRLALTPGGVDQDLARLGHRRLARPLYPFDDEGFEVPHLEPLLL